In one window of Prosthecomicrobium sp. N25 DNA:
- the hisD gene encoding histidinol dehydrogenase: MAIRLSTRDADFESRFSAFLATKREVSEEVDEAVRRIIEDVRSRGDAALVDASRRFDRVEIAGRIRITADEVDAAAATVDADTLAALTLARDRIRAHHERQMPRDDHYVDPLGVELGSRWTAIEAVGLYVPGGTASYPSSVLMNAVPAAVAGVDRIVMVVPTPDDRLNPLVLAAAKLGGVHEIYRVGGAQAVAALAYGTETIRPVAKIVGPGNAYVAAAKRRVFGTVGIDMIAGPSEVLVVADAANDPDWLAADLLAQAEHDTAAQSILVTDSAELAAAVEAAVERQLKLLPRGETAGASWRDYGAVILVETLDQAVPLADRIAAEHLEIATDDPEALMRRIRNAGAVFLGRHTPEVIGDYVGGSNHVLPTARSARFSSGLGVLDFVKRTSILKLGPESLRALGPAAITLARAEGLDAHGRSVAIRLNL, translated from the coding sequence TTGGCCATCCGCCTGTCGACCCGCGACGCCGATTTCGAGAGCCGGTTCTCCGCCTTCCTCGCCACCAAGCGCGAGGTCTCCGAGGAGGTGGACGAAGCGGTCCGCCGCATCATCGAGGACGTGCGGAGCCGCGGCGACGCGGCGCTCGTGGACGCGTCGCGCCGGTTCGACCGGGTCGAGATCGCCGGCCGCATCCGGATCACGGCGGATGAGGTCGACGCGGCGGCGGCGACGGTGGACGCGGACACGCTGGCGGCGCTGACCCTCGCGCGCGACCGGATCCGGGCGCATCACGAGCGGCAGATGCCGCGCGACGACCACTATGTGGATCCGCTCGGGGTCGAGCTCGGGTCGCGCTGGACGGCGATCGAGGCGGTCGGGCTCTACGTGCCGGGGGGCACCGCCAGCTATCCGTCGAGCGTGCTGATGAACGCCGTGCCGGCGGCGGTGGCGGGCGTGGACCGCATCGTCATGGTCGTGCCGACGCCCGACGACCGGCTGAACCCGCTGGTGCTCGCTGCGGCGAAGCTCGGCGGGGTGCACGAGATCTACCGGGTCGGCGGCGCGCAGGCGGTGGCGGCGCTCGCCTACGGGACGGAGACGATCCGGCCGGTGGCCAAGATCGTCGGGCCAGGCAACGCCTACGTGGCGGCGGCGAAGCGGCGGGTGTTCGGGACGGTCGGCATCGACATGATCGCCGGGCCCTCCGAGGTGCTGGTGGTCGCCGATGCGGCGAACGACCCGGACTGGCTGGCCGCGGACCTGCTCGCCCAGGCCGAACACGACACCGCGGCGCAGTCGATCCTGGTGACGGACTCGGCCGAGCTCGCCGCGGCCGTCGAAGCGGCCGTGGAGCGGCAGCTGAAGCTCCTGCCGCGCGGGGAGACCGCGGGGGCGAGTTGGCGGGACTACGGGGCGGTCATCCTGGTGGAGACCCTCGACCAGGCGGTGCCGCTCGCCGACCGGATCGCGGCGGAGCACCTCGAGATCGCGACCGACGATCCGGAGGCGCTCATGCGGCGGATCCGCAACGCCGGGGCCGTGTTCCTCGGCCGGCACACGCCGGAGGTGATCGGCGACTATGTGGGCGGCTCCAACCACGTGCTGCCGACCGCAAGGTCGGCGCGCTTCTCCTCCGGGCTCGGGGTCCTCGACTTCGTCAAGCGCACCTCGATCCTGAAGCTCGGTCCCGAATCGCTCCGGGCGCTCGGGCCGGCCGCCATCACGCTCGCGCGCGCCGAGGGACTGGACGCGCACGGGCGGTCGGTCGCCATCCGCCTCAATCTGTGA